The Synechococcus sp. BL107 nucleotide sequence GACCCTCGGAAATGACTCTTTCCTGGTGTCGATTCTGTAAGGGCTTTGTTCGCTGGGTGGTTATCAATATCGTGAACAAATGGGCTCATTATCTCCTATTTCTTTCTTGTCTAGCTGTTATGTTGGAAAAAACTCTAATCATTGATAAAGTCACCCCTGCGATTTGAAATAAAAAGCACGGTTGATATGGAATCAATACTCAACAGGCAGCTTATTGGCGCGTCAGTTCTGCCTTTGGAGAGAGGAGGGCTTAATGGTGTGGTGCAGATTCTTCCCCTAGTTAATATTGCTCTAGTGCTTATTGACTTGAATAAACCAGTATCTTTTTGTGCTGAACGGAAGCCTGGAAAATATCACTTTTCGATTAATTTATCAGATAATCCCACGCGAGACAGCCTTGTTGCGCAGGGAGTCTCTATTACGAGGCCTGCAATTTTTGGGTTTAATGAACATCTTAAAGATCTCGACCTACAGTTAAGTGCCGGATGTCGGTTTTGCAATGTTATCGTTCCAGAGAGTTTTTTTGCTGAAAAATTGACGGAGTTTGGCTATTTCTTTGACGTCAAAGATGTATTGAGCAATTTTAATATTTTGTCTAATACCTTCGTGTCTTCTCATTTTGCTCTGTATTTGAACGAACTATGGCAAAATCTGCCCTCCCTTGCTCTGACTCCGAAGCTGATTGAGCAAGAGGTTTTATCAACCCTGATAGAGTGCTTTGTTAGTCATGATGATCGAAAAGTAGGTGTAGCTCTTGCTAGGCGCGAGCGTCACGAGGCTGCCTTGCAGGTTTTGGCTTTGACGAATTCATCGCCGACAAAGCCTTTTGAAATTCAAGATCTATGTTCCATATTGCATCAGTCTCGCACATCTTTGTTTAATGGTTGCAAGGAAAAATTCAAAATGTCTCCCCTCCAAGTTGTGAGGCGTGTTCGGCTACATCAAGTTCGACATGCATTGATGGATGCTGAATTTTGCATAGAGAATAATATTTCTGGTGTGTCTGATATTGCTTCGTATTTCGGTTTTATAGGCCGTTCCCATTTTGCCCGCTACTACAAGAACGAGTTTCTGGAAATGCCTCGTCAGACATTGTCAAATAGGCGTTACTCTCAGCAAACTTTTTAGGCCGTGTCCTTGCTCTTGCAGAGTAGTTATTAGGATCTCAAATTCTTGTTATCTATCTTTCCTGTATGATTTCTACTCAGCACCATTGCTTTTTCTTTGCTCTTAATTAGCGGCATGTCTTATTTTTATATTTTAGATCGGTGGAAAATGTCGCAATATCTGAAGTATCTTCTTTTATGTTTTTTATGGATTCTTATTCTTGAATCTGCGCAGGAATCTGCACAAGCACACCCGAATCCGATTACATCGGCCAACAGGGTGTCACTCGAATTCAATGTTGTGCCCAACACTCAATGGGCCCCGAGTTCCATTGATCCTGAGGCTAAGCCAAACCGTTCACTTCAGGTCTTTAAGCTTCAGCCGGTTTTTCCGTTTCGGTTGAACAATGAGTGGACCGTTTTGACACGGACGATTTTTCGGTTTACGTCCACCCCTTCAGCACGGCCTGATTTTGGTGTTACCCCATTGGGTGCACCATTTGTGGCGGGCTGGGATCAGCGCAACGACACAGGCTTATCTGATATCAGTCCCACGGCATTCTTTGTTCCCAATCTTGGCTCGGATTGGACGTTTGGATTGGGGCCTTCCATGGTGATTCCTGTGGGAGATGGCCCTACTGATACCGGCAAGTTATCGCTTGGTCCTGCACTTTTTGGCTTCCACCACAGTGGTCCATGGATGATTGGTGCTCGTGTGCGAAACATCTGGTCTGTTGCAGGAGATCTTGAACGGGCTGATGTGAACCGGCTGATTGCTCAGCCGCTCATTCGCTATCAGTTTCACAAAAACTGGTATTTCACCTCTTCGCCGATAATCTCGGCAGATTGGACTCACCCTGATGGTGATGGTTGGACAGTACCTGTGGGAGGCGGGTTTGGATATGCCTTCCGTTTGGCAGATCAGCCGATGCAGGTTTCAGTCGAGGCGTACTACAACGCTATCAAGCCTTCCTTTGCTGGAGAGGATTTACTTGGTGATTGGACGATTCGTACTCAGTGGCAAGTGCGTTTCCCTAAATAATTGTTTCTCATCAAATATAGAAATTAAGTTCTTAATTAGTAAGACTTCTATTTAGACTTGTTTGAGCATGTCTCTTTATCAGCTGCGCTGCCTCGGATCAAAGTCTGTTGTGGGAGCTCGTTGTATTGCTTTTTATAGTGGCGGGCGAAATGACTGCGGCTGGCAAAGCCCATATGGGCCGCGATTGCCCCGACGCCCTTCAACCCCAAAGCATCGCTTCGCTTTGGATTCAGTAAAAGCTGGCGTACGAGATCAAGTCGAATGCTCCGTTGCAGTTCTGTTGGAGTCCGCCTGAAATGATCCTGGCATCCGTTGAACAGGGAGGTTCGGGATTGATAGAGCACCTCGCTGAGCTCTGTGATGGTGAGATTTTTGGATGGATTGTTCGAGCACCAGTGCAGTAGTTCGATGGCTGCGGCATGGCGTGTTTGCCGCTTGGCCTTCGGCAACGTGCGTGCAATTGGGTTTTGAAATGCCTGAAAAAGACTGTCGATGAGTTGATTGGTTGCTTTGGTGATATGTGCATCAGTTTGGTTGTCAATTAAGTCGTTCAGTTGTGTGCGTAGTTGTGTACGAATCGGTTCGCAGAGTTCCAGTTGATTGCTGTGTTCCCAGCGCTCCAGAGGGAGGTCTCCAGCTTTGCGTTGTTGATGACGCTCATGTAAGTGCTCCTTTGAAATAATCACTGAAGCCAATGGGGTGTTCGCTGCCAGTCGTAGATCAAAATCATGCAATTGATGGTTGTATCCCATTAGTCCAGGCCATGGCATGTCGATCCCCTGGGCGCGTATGGGGTCAGCAGCTTGCGGGTCTTTTAGGGGAATTGCAATGGTGCATGGCTGGGGTCGCCTCGTGCCACTTAGAAACAGTGTTTGGTTGGTCTCAAGCAAGGTGAGACGAAACGAACCTAGGTTGAAGATTTGCAGCCGACCTTCCAATGAGCCCGTTGTTAATTGAAGGGCGCTTAGGTCTGGGGAGATGGGCTGAAAGAACTCCTGCAGATCGGCGCAGCATTTGAATCTGCCGTCGAGGACCTTCACTTGGCCCCTAAGGATTGGTGTCGGTTAATCAATCTCTTCAAAGTGGCCATGGATGACGCCTTGGCCCCCATTCATGCCGCCAGATTTCGGAAGCGGGTGAACTGGGGCTCGAACAGTAGTTTCACTGTGCCGACGGGGCCGTTGCGGTGTTTGGTGAGGATCACTTCGGTGATGCCGCGATCCTGGGTTTCTGGGTTGTAGTACTCGTCGCGGTAGATCATCAACACCAGGTCGGCGTCTTGCTCAATCGATCCCGATTCCCGCAGGTCGCTCAGCATCGGCCGTTTGTTGGTGCGTGATTCAACGCCACGGCTGAGCTGGGAGAGCGCAATCACCGGCACATTCAACTCACGGGCCATTCCTTTTAGAGCTCGCGTAATCCGTGAGATTTCCTGCACCCGGTTGTCGGGGCTGGATCCCTCCATCAGCTGCAAGTAATCGATCACCACCAGCCCCAGCTCTTTGCCCTGTTCGGCCATCAACCGACGGCAGAGCGAACGCATCTCCAGCACGCCGGAGTTGGGTTTGTCGTCGATGTAGATCGGCAGTTGGCCGAGGGTGTTGATGCCTTGGCCGAGAAGCGGCCACTCCTCCTGTTGCAATCGACCAGTACGCAGCCGCCCGGCTTCGATGCCCACTTCCATCGAGAGCAATCTGTAGGTGAGCTGCTCTTTGCTCATCTCCAAGCTGAACACGCAAACGGGAAGATCGTGCAGCTGGGCCACGTTTTTGGCCAGGTTCAGCACGATTGAGGTTTTACCCATCGCCGGCCTGCCTGCCACGATGATCAGGTCGCTGCGCTGCAGGCCCTGGGTCATCGCATCCAGGTCGTAGAAGTTCACCGGGATGCCCGCCACCGAGGTGCCCAGCGAGCGGCTTTCGATTTCTTCGAAAGTTTGGGTAAGGATTTCGGCGGTGGGGGTGAGCCCTTTGGAGGGCTTTTCCTGGCTGATCGCAAAAATCGTTTGTTCGGCCTGATCGAGCACCTGCTCCATCGGCAGGCTTTGATCGAAGCCCAGCTTGATCACTTCATTGCCAGAACGGATCAACTGGCGGCGCAGGAACTTGTCCATCACCAATCGGGCCACCTGTTCGATCGAGGCTGTGGAGCTCACCCGCTCCACCAGTTCAATCAGTCGTCCGTTGCCGCCAACCTTTTCAAGCGATCCCGTGTCCGCGAGCCAGGCGGTCATCGAGGTGAGGTCGGTGGGTTTGCCCTGGCCATGCAGCATCAAAGCCGTACGGAACATCTCCCGATGGGCGTTGAGATAAAACGCCTCGGGCTGCAGGATGTCGGCAACCCGACCAATGGCGTCTGGGTCGAGCAAGATCCCACCCAGTACCGCTTCCTCGGCCTCAATGTTTTGGGGTGGAACCGAGTCTGGAAGGCCTTCAAAACTCGGCTCTTGATTCCGACGTTCTCGTCCGTAACCCGAGCGTCCCCCTTTGGGCGATTCGTCGTTGTCTGGCTGGGGGGCGCTCACCATGGCGGCAAGGTGCAGCTAAGAGTGATTCCACTCTGGCCGAACCGCGCCGATTCGCTGCAAATCAGTAGCTCACCACTTCGAGGTTGATTTCGGCAGACACTTCGCTGTGAAGCTTCACCGTGACGGTGTACTTGCCGGTGCGGTGGATTTCAGGCACCAGGATGTCGCGGCGATCGATCTCCTTCTTGGTCGACTCTTCGATCACCTCAGCAACGTCGCCGTTGGTCACGGTGCCGAACAGCACGTTGTCTTCGCCAACCTGCTTCTTCACGGTGAAGCGGCCGATGGTATCGAGAGCTGTCTTGAAGTTCAGAGCTTCTTGCTTTAGGGCTGCTTGACGCTCAACTTCCTTGGCACGGCGGTGCTCCACCTGCTTCATCACCGCAGGGGTGACGGGCACAGCTTTGCCGAAGGGCAGCAGGAAATTCCTTGCATAGCCAGGGGCTACGTCCACGAGATCTCCGTCCTTGCCGAGGCTGAGGATGTCCTCGTTCAGAACGACTTGTACGCGTTTGGGCATGGGACTGCGACCGACAACGACTACGGGGCGATCCGGAATATTACGACCTCAGCTGTTCCATTGATGGATCGAGAGCTTGGGCTTTGGGATCTCCTCAACAAAAAGCAGACGATTCTCGATCTAGTTCAATAGATCAGTGGTTGATCACCGAATACAAAAGGTTCTCTTATTGCCTGGTTGAATGGTCTATTTATTAATTTATAGGTATAAATTTTTTACCAGATGATGTGATTTTAGCTGCGCACAATCTCTACCTCTGGTTATGCAGGTTTGATGGGTAGGCGGATGTTTTTCGCCAGCCCGAGGGCTCGCATCAAGCGAATATGTTCCCAGGTGAGGTCGATTTGTCCTTTCTGGAGTCCGTGGCATGCGGAGTGGGGGAAGGCGTGATGGTTGTTATGCCAACCCTCGCCAAAGGTGAGGGCCGCCACCCATTTGTTATTGCGGGAGGCATCGCCGCTGTCGTAGGCGATGGTTCCCCAGCAGTGGGTTGCTGAGTTCACAAGCCAGGTCACGTGATAGACGAGCACAAGCCTTAAGGGGATGCCCCAAAGCACCAAGGCCCACCCTCCAGCGCCGGTGATGGAGCCGATCACAAACAGCAGAAACGCCAGAGGAAATTGCAGATAGAGGAAATTGCGGTTGAGCCAGCGGTAATACGGATCGCTACTGAGGTCGCCACTGAGGCGCGGGATCGCCTGCATGGCAGGAATCGTTTCAAACATCCAGCCCATATGGCTCCACCAGAAGCCTCGATGGCTGTTGTGGTGATCCGCATCCGTATCGGAAAACTTGTGGTGGTGGCGATGCAGACCGGCCCAGGTGATCGGTCCTTGCTGGCAGCTCAAGGCACCGCAGGTGGCGAAAAATCGTTCCAACCATTTAGGAACGCGAAACGACCGGTGAGACAGCAGTCGGTGGTAGCCGATCGTGACTCCGAGACAGGCTGTCGCCCAGTACAAAATGCCGAGGGTGAGAACGGCTTGCCAGCTCCAGAAACGCGGCAGCAGAGCCACGATCGCTGACACATGCAAAACCACCATGAACACGATGGTTCCCCGGCGTGGGCTTTGGGAGGGAGCTGCGGATCGCCCCCCTTTGCGACGGACGTGGAGCAACTCAGCACGGTTTAAGGCCTTATGAGACATGACCGGCCGGCTCGGTGGAGATGGCGCTCGGTTCACGTCAGATATCACTTTGTTCGTTCACTTTTAATTGTTTATAACCGATCAGCTTTCCCTCATAGGGATTGCTCTTGGCACAGCAGCCCATCACGACAGGGCAACGCTGATTATTAAGGCGTGCCCCTTGCTTCTCACGGATCGACATGATCCTGGGGGTGGTAAGCAAGCAATAAAAAGCCCTGGAGGATGTCTCATCCACCAGGGTAAAAATTGGAACGATTCGACCTTTTAAGGGTTGTACGTGGCTTCACGGACCCGTCTCGCGAGGCCAAACCGTTTTAAGAGGCGAACGTGTTGCCAGGTGATGTCGAATTCAAACCAGCGCAAGCCATGGCGCGCACTTGCAGGGTGCGCATGGTGATTGTTGTGCCAACCTTCTCCAAAGGAGAGGACGGCTACCCACCAGCAATTCCTTGAGAGGTCTGGAGAATCAAAGTTGCGGTAGCCAAAGGCGTGGGTCGCCGAGTTCACAAGCCACGTGACGTGATAAACGACCACGAGTCGTAGGGGGATGGCCCAAAGAACGAGGCCCAACCCGCCGCCATGCACTTGTGCAGCTTCGCCATACCAATACAATCCCAAGCCCAGGGGGATTTGCAGCAGTAGGAACCAGCGGTCGAGCCAGCGATAAAACGGATCACATTGAAGATCTCCCGCATATCGATCCAGCTCTTTCAGAGCGGGGATCTCATGGAGCATCCATTCGCTATGGCTCCACCACAAACCCCGTCCTGCATCGTGGTGATCGGAAGGTTGATCGGAAAAGCGATGGTGATGGCGGTGAAGCCCAACCCATTCGATCGGTCCGCTCTGGCAGGCAAGCGTGCCCATAATCACCAGAACGCGTTCCAACCAAACGGGAACCACAAGGCTGCGGTGCGCCACTAAACGGTGCAGACCGAGGGTGACGCCTAAAACGGTCATCCAGTACAGAACACCGAAGGCAACAATCGCCTGCCAGCTCCAAAACTGAGGGAGCAAGGCCACGGTCGCCAGGATGTGATTCACCAGCATGAAGCCGGTGGTTCCTGTTTTTAGACGCCTTTGACGGGCAGGTAACGGCCCGCGGGGGCCCGTTACAGCAGCCCTAACGCGAAGCTCGCGGCTATCAGCTGTTTGCGAGGAAACCAATCGGAATCTCCTGGGATCGACAGTGCCGCTCAAAAAGGAAAACCAGGGAGCGGATGGTGCCGTTGATAACAGAAATCTAAAGGAGTTCTCGCCTTACAGCGGATCAGCATCGTTAAGGCGAGAGCGCAGCATGGAGTCAGGGAACGGCTCTACATAGGGAGGACCTGGTGCCCAGCGCGATTGCAAGGAACCTGATCGAGTCTGTGGTCCAGCAGCAGGTGCCTCAAGCTGCACAGCGAACATCTGCTGTGGAACAACGCTTGAAGCGTGTTTTGGCTGCGTTCGCTGAGGAGCGGTTGGGGACGCAGCACTTTGCGTCTCTTACTGGCTACGGCCATGGAGATCAGGGCCGGGATCTGGTGGATCGTGTGTTTGCCAGGGTCTTAGGGGCGGAGGCGGCAGCGGTGCGGATGCAGTTCGTCAGTGGCACCCATGCGATCACGGCAGCGTTGTTTGGCGTGCTGCGGCCTGGCGATCGTTTGCTTTCAATCACAGGTCGTCCCTACGACACTCTTGAGGAAGTCATCGGTTTGAGGGGAACGGGTCAGGGGTCGTTGGCTGACTTTGGGATCGAATACGACGAAGTGCCCTTAACGCCGGAGGGGGTTGTGGATCGGGTGGGGCTGGATCAGGCGCTGGCAGTGTCTCAGCGCGTGGTCTTGATTCAACGCAGTTGTGGCTACAGCTGGCGCCCGTCGTTGTCGGTGGAGGAAATCGGTGAGCTCTGCGCGCTCATTCATGCGCGACAGCCCGATTGCATTTGTTTTGTCGACAATTGCTATGGAGAATTGGTGCAGGACTGCGAGCCGCCGGAGGTGGGAGCCGATTTGGTGGCGGGTTCGTTGATTAAGAACCTTGGCGGCACCATCGCTCCAACTGGTGGCTACGTCGCCGGCCGGGCAGACCTTGTCAATCAGGCGTGTTGCCGATTAACGGCCCCTGGCATTGGTCGAGAAGGTGGCACGGGATTTGATCTGCAGCGCCTCGTGTTGCAGGGATTGTTTTTGGCCCCACAAATGGTGGCTGAGGCTTTGATTGGTGCGGATCTCGTGGCTGGTGTATTTGAGCGGCTTGGTTTTGCCGTTCAACCGAGGCCAGGCGCTGTGCGAAGCGACTTGATCCAGGCGGTTTGTCTTGGCAGTCCGGAGGCCTTGAAAACGGTCTGTCGTGCGTTTCAAGCCTGTTCACCGGTGGGGGCTTATCTGGATCCAGTGCCGGCTGCAATGCCTGGCTATGCCAGTGATTTAGTGATGGCCGGTGGCACGTTTATCGACGGATCAACGAGCGAATTTTCCGCCGATGCTCCTCTGCGAGAGCCCTTCAATCTGTTTGTTCAAGGCGGTACCCATCGCGCTCACATCCAGCTGGCCTTGGCGGAAGCCCTCACCGCACTCGATGCGGCGGGACTGATCAATCTCCCTCAAACTGAGATCATCTAATTCACCTCCACCTGTCTGATGGCGTTCGAGTTTCCCGCCGCCTACCGCTTTGCCGACAGCCACGAATACGCCCATCTCGATGGTGAGCTCATTCGCGTTGGCATCAGTGCTTTTGCTGTTGATCAGCTCGGTGACATTGTTTTTGTCGACCTCCCCGATGTGGGTGCCAGCCTTGATAAGGGCACCAGCTTTGGTTCTGTGGAATCTGTGAAAGCTGTCGAAGATATGTACGCCCCCATTGCAGGGGAAGTGGTCGAGCGCAATGAAGCGGTGCTGGCGAGCCCTGAAGAACTCCAGAACGATCCCCATGGAGCGGGATGGCTTCTGGTGGTACGTCCAAGTGATCCAGCGCAACTCGAGACTTTGCTTGATTCAGCTACCTATTCCGCGAAGGTGAACGCCGGCTGATGACGGGAGGCGGTCACCCTTCTTTAAGATCACCGCCTTCCCCCGCTGCAGACCGTGACTTCCCCTTTTCTGCAGCGGCATCTGGGCCCAAGCAACGCTGAGCAGGAGCAGATGTT carries:
- a CDS encoding AraC family transcriptional regulator, whose amino-acid sequence is MESILNRQLIGASVLPLERGGLNGVVQILPLVNIALVLIDLNKPVSFCAERKPGKYHFSINLSDNPTRDSLVAQGVSITRPAIFGFNEHLKDLDLQLSAGCRFCNVIVPESFFAEKLTEFGYFFDVKDVLSNFNILSNTFVSSHFALYLNELWQNLPSLALTPKLIEQEVLSTLIECFVSHDDRKVGVALARRERHEAALQVLALTNSSPTKPFEIQDLCSILHQSRTSLFNGCKEKFKMSPLQVVRRVRLHQVRHALMDAEFCIENNISGVSDIASYFGFIGRSHFARYYKNEFLEMPRQTLSNRRYSQQTF
- a CDS encoding neuromedin U; translated protein: MSYFYILDRWKMSQYLKYLLLCFLWILILESAQESAQAHPNPITSANRVSLEFNVVPNTQWAPSSIDPEAKPNRSLQVFKLQPVFPFRLNNEWTVLTRTIFRFTSTPSARPDFGVTPLGAPFVAGWDQRNDTGLSDISPTAFFVPNLGSDWTFGLGPSMVIPVGDGPTDTGKLSLGPALFGFHHSGPWMIGARVRNIWSVAGDLERADVNRLIAQPLIRYQFHKNWYFTSSPIISADWTHPDGDGWTVPVGGGFGYAFRLADQPMQVSVEAYYNAIKPSFAGEDLLGDWTIRTQWQVRFPK
- a CDS encoding helix-turn-helix transcriptional regulator, with the protein product MLETNQTLFLSGTRRPQPCTIAIPLKDPQAADPIRAQGIDMPWPGLMGYNHQLHDFDLRLAANTPLASVIISKEHLHERHQQRKAGDLPLERWEHSNQLELCEPIRTQLRTQLNDLIDNQTDAHITKATNQLIDSLFQAFQNPIARTLPKAKRQTRHAAAIELLHWCSNNPSKNLTITELSEVLYQSRTSLFNGCQDHFRRTPTELQRSIRLDLVRQLLLNPKRSDALGLKGVGAIAAHMGFASRSHFARHYKKQYNELPQQTLIRGSAADKETCSNKSK
- the dnaB gene encoding replicative DNA helicase, yielding MVSAPQPDNDESPKGGRSGYGRERRNQEPSFEGLPDSVPPQNIEAEEAVLGGILLDPDAIGRVADILQPEAFYLNAHREMFRTALMLHGQGKPTDLTSMTAWLADTGSLEKVGGNGRLIELVERVSSTASIEQVARLVMDKFLRRQLIRSGNEVIKLGFDQSLPMEQVLDQAEQTIFAISQEKPSKGLTPTAEILTQTFEEIESRSLGTSVAGIPVNFYDLDAMTQGLQRSDLIIVAGRPAMGKTSIVLNLAKNVAQLHDLPVCVFSLEMSKEQLTYRLLSMEVGIEAGRLRTGRLQQEEWPLLGQGINTLGQLPIYIDDKPNSGVLEMRSLCRRLMAEQGKELGLVVIDYLQLMEGSSPDNRVQEISRITRALKGMARELNVPVIALSQLSRGVESRTNKRPMLSDLRESGSIEQDADLVLMIYRDEYYNPETQDRGITEVILTKHRNGPVGTVKLLFEPQFTRFRNLAA
- the rplI gene encoding 50S ribosomal protein L9; translated protein: MPKRVQVVLNEDILSLGKDGDLVDVAPGYARNFLLPFGKAVPVTPAVMKQVEHRRAKEVERQAALKQEALNFKTALDTIGRFTVKKQVGEDNVLFGTVTNGDVAEVIEESTKKEIDRRDILVPEIHRTGKYTVTVKLHSEVSAEINLEVVSY
- a CDS encoding fatty acid desaturase, with protein sequence MSHKALNRAELLHVRRKGGRSAAPSQSPRRGTIVFMVVLHVSAIVALLPRFWSWQAVLTLGILYWATACLGVTIGYHRLLSHRSFRVPKWLERFFATCGALSCQQGPITWAGLHRHHHKFSDTDADHHNSHRGFWWSHMGWMFETIPAMQAIPRLSGDLSSDPYYRWLNRNFLYLQFPLAFLLFVIGSITGAGGWALVLWGIPLRLVLVYHVTWLVNSATHCWGTIAYDSGDASRNNKWVAALTFGEGWHNNHHAFPHSACHGLQKGQIDLTWEHIRLMRALGLAKNIRLPIKPA
- a CDS encoding fatty acid desaturase, with translation MVSSQTADSRELRVRAAVTGPRGPLPARQRRLKTGTTGFMLVNHILATVALLPQFWSWQAIVAFGVLYWMTVLGVTLGLHRLVAHRSLVVPVWLERVLVIMGTLACQSGPIEWVGLHRHHHRFSDQPSDHHDAGRGLWWSHSEWMLHEIPALKELDRYAGDLQCDPFYRWLDRWFLLLQIPLGLGLYWYGEAAQVHGGGLGLVLWAIPLRLVVVYHVTWLVNSATHAFGYRNFDSPDLSRNCWWVAVLSFGEGWHNNHHAHPASARHGLRWFEFDITWQHVRLLKRFGLARRVREATYNP
- a CDS encoding methionine gamma-lyase family protein → MPSAIARNLIESVVQQQVPQAAQRTSAVEQRLKRVLAAFAEERLGTQHFASLTGYGHGDQGRDLVDRVFARVLGAEAAAVRMQFVSGTHAITAALFGVLRPGDRLLSITGRPYDTLEEVIGLRGTGQGSLADFGIEYDEVPLTPEGVVDRVGLDQALAVSQRVVLIQRSCGYSWRPSLSVEEIGELCALIHARQPDCICFVDNCYGELVQDCEPPEVGADLVAGSLIKNLGGTIAPTGGYVAGRADLVNQACCRLTAPGIGREGGTGFDLQRLVLQGLFLAPQMVAEALIGADLVAGVFERLGFAVQPRPGAVRSDLIQAVCLGSPEALKTVCRAFQACSPVGAYLDPVPAAMPGYASDLVMAGGTFIDGSTSEFSADAPLREPFNLFVQGGTHRAHIQLALAEALTALDAAGLINLPQTEII
- the gcvH gene encoding glycine cleavage system protein GcvH, whose protein sequence is MAFEFPAAYRFADSHEYAHLDGELIRVGISAFAVDQLGDIVFVDLPDVGASLDKGTSFGSVESVKAVEDMYAPIAGEVVERNEAVLASPEELQNDPHGAGWLLVVRPSDPAQLETLLDSATYSAKVNAG